The genomic DNA CGATCCCAACACCGGAGCACGGGCTGGTCAGTGGCATACGCCGCATGGAATTGTCGATACGCCGGCTTTCATGCCCGTCGGGACTCTCGGCACTGTCAAAGGATTGCTGCCTGAGCAATTGAAGGCAGCCGGGGCTCAGATGGTGCTGTCGAATACCTATCATCTGGCATTGCGACCGGGGGCAGATGTGGTCGAAGAACTGGGTGGACTGCATCAGTTCATGAACTGGTCGGGACCGATTTTGACCGATTCAGGCGGTTTTCAGGTCTTCAGTCTGGCAAAACTCTCGAAACTGACGGACGATCAGGTCGTGTTTCGCTCACATATTGATGGAAGTCTGCTGGAACTCTCGCCCGAAAAGGCGATTCGGATTCAGGAACAGCTGGGAGCAGACTGTATTATGTGTCTGGATGAATGTCCGCCACACGACGTCGGTCAGGATCGGCTCCGTGCAGCGGTTCAGCGAACAACGGCCTGGGCGGCTCGGTGTCGGGATGCTCAAAAGCGGGATGACCAGGCATTGTTCGGAATTGTCCAAGGGGGAATCGATCCTCATTTAAGGGAGGAGTCGGCTGAGGGATTACTGCCACTCGATTTCCCAGGCTATGCCATCGGCGGGTTGAGCGTGGGGGAAGATCCCAACGATATGTACAAAACCCTGGACTTCACAACACCCTTTCTGCCGGTCGAAAAACCTCGCTATTTAATGGGTGTAGGCAAGCCGGTCGATTTGCTGGAGTCAATTATTCGGGGAGTAGACTTGTTTGACTGTGTGATGCCAACCCGCAACGGACGCAACGCGATGGCGTTCACTTCGAATGGTCCGGTGAAAATTAGGAATGCCAAATATCAGCGGGATGTGACGCCGCTCGATCCGGATGGGCCTTCCGAAGTGGGGCGGATTTATTCCAGGGGATACCTCCGGCATCTGTTTGTGGCCAAGGAAATGCTGGGGGCGATTTTGCTCTCCTGGCACAATATTGCCTTCTATGAAAATCTGGTTCGGGAGATGCGTCAGGCAATTTTTGAGAATCGGAGTGCGGAGTTTCGGGCGGATCAACTTGCCCGTTGGGGCAGCGATCCCTAATATACGCAATTCTTTGCTGTGAAATTGCGGTATTTTCGCCTGATTTACGGCATTTTCAGCCCATTTGAACTCAATGTATGACGTACTGAGGGAATCGAATCGCGATTTCCGGGAAGATTTTTATGGCTTTTTCCACGCAAATTTTGCATCAAATCTGCCTGCTGGCTCAAGAAGCAGCCGAAGGCGGGGGAGCTGCTGAGCAGCCGGGTCTATTCGATGTGTTCGGCGTGCCTGTGATGGTCATGATTGCGATTTATGTCGTATTAGTGATGCTGCCGCAGAATAAAGAGCGAAAAGGCCGTCAGGATTTCCTGTCGAATTTAAAGAAAAACGATCAGGTCGTCACGATTGGCGGTGTTTTTGGAACGGTGACAGGTTTCTCAGCTGATGGAACGCAGGTCACTCTGCGGGTCGATGAGAATACCCGGATTCGCGTTCGCAAAAGCAGTATTGAGTCGATTGTGAAAACTGAAGGCGAAGAAAAGCCAGCTTAATAAAGTCTGCATCTGGCAATAAGTTGCGTGCAATGCAGAATTGACATTGCGACTGAGATCAAAGTCGAAGTAAAAGTGCATTTAATAAAAAATCCGACGGATGGCTGTCGGGTCTGGTAATCGATCGAGAACGAAAGACACGACGGAATGTCCGCTTGGATTGTAATACTGTGGATTTTGGCAATTTTCGTAGCCCCGATCATTTTGGGGCAATTCATTGCACGTGCAACGAAAATGAAAGATGACTCCGGCCGGTTCAGTACCGTGCTCGTTTTGCTGGCCATCTTTCTGGCTCCGTTTGCCAGTCAGTTGATACACGGCGAGAAACTTTCCGATGCTTTCCGACTGGGAATTGACCTGGCTGGGGGTACGAATCTGGTTTATCAGGCTGATACCGAGCAGGCTGAAGAGAGCGGGAAAGAAGTCAACGGCCAGTCGATGGATGAACTGGTGCGGGCAATTACCCGCCGCGTGAATCCTTCCGGTACCGAAGAAGTAACTGTTCGACAGGTTGGCGACGATCGCGTTGAAATCATCATTCCGGGAGCAGATCCCGATTATGTTCAGGCGATGAAAAAACAGATCACGAATCTGGGAAGCCTCGAATTCGGCATCCTGGCCTCACGGCACGATAATCAGCATCAATCTCTGATCGCTCGCGCAGAAGCATCTGGTGAAGACGTTTACGATGGCACAGAAAAACGAGCTCAATGGGTGCCTGTTGCTCGGACTCAAACGGCTGATGGTCAAAGCGAACTCAAAGATATCACTGGTGGACCGAACGATGTGATGCGGGAACGGGAAGTCGATGGCCAAACCATTCGCGAATTCCTGATTGTTCTCGATCCACCAGAACAACGCGTCGA from Rubinisphaera italica includes the following:
- the yajC gene encoding preprotein translocase subunit YajC, with protein sequence MAFSTQILHQICLLAQEAAEGGGAAEQPGLFDVFGVPVMVMIAIYVVLVMLPQNKERKGRQDFLSNLKKNDQVVTIGGVFGTVTGFSADGTQVTLRVDENTRIRVRKSSIESIVKTEGEEKPA
- the tgt gene encoding tRNA guanosine(34) transglycosylase Tgt; the protein is MASFRFELQHTDPNTGARAGQWHTPHGIVDTPAFMPVGTLGTVKGLLPEQLKAAGAQMVLSNTYHLALRPGADVVEELGGLHQFMNWSGPILTDSGGFQVFSLAKLSKLTDDQVVFRSHIDGSLLELSPEKAIRIQEQLGADCIMCLDECPPHDVGQDRLRAAVQRTTAWAARCRDAQKRDDQALFGIVQGGIDPHLREESAEGLLPLDFPGYAIGGLSVGEDPNDMYKTLDFTTPFLPVEKPRYLMGVGKPVDLLESIIRGVDLFDCVMPTRNGRNAMAFTSNGPVKIRNAKYQRDVTPLDPDGPSEVGRIYSRGYLRHLFVAKEMLGAILLSWHNIAFYENLVREMRQAIFENRSAEFRADQLARWGSDP